One window of Aricia agestis chromosome 20, ilAriAges1.1, whole genome shotgun sequence genomic DNA carries:
- the LOC121737210 gene encoding general transcriptional corepressor trfA-like has product MTADALKGPHHRRSAQGNLPSKGGWRPVVGSGGIYYGPLGTAPLHSSYKVPLLDVYQSSMRPIATRDVTKLSSIAQSYRPTTLRTVPAQTAHPGHQPINSYLNPFALPNNGLTHYKFVPNYQTAESVLIRNPHNQYRPIQKHQTKQKPQYHNNILQQLTNVQQFQFGAYSTGKPLDLFAAPIEYKPEKRPASAETEIYKPEVYKISESESSPQFVKTAQQQGGQKIAQNPYAQYSFHDLANFHQFPPSILGTFGSFGVQSVKGRDPIHQVTKTSFLQAQPTKHTIFNSFGYTPTFKTTPAFFSSTTPKLQTVPNHLLFGSGFGNFATQQTKLDVPLKIDPNAGIKNGFKPSPHDAFTIKNYNVDINKVTTYNPPLIQSTTPLYFNDYGAQANGLLQNYNNQQNINYNNKINNKNQQGDSVGLTQQLSQQYVDAPDALNLQNNQFNNLYHPYEVVENEQDELKTQSPWTVTPETFQNQDSDGKQDEADNNIYEKPTTSTADQQEEFAIVTESEKDFDNGFNYNQADSQSRRPLGDDFEPIGKQKLKDYYYRVSTPAYNGNGKSGRRTKKPNESVKPVQEITTEVSTNADNTDASSAPLPTLPPNLHFKRPSSNDTSVDKDKIRKRNKIRRRRPQLANLNRNKTETVTLSESSTEPATTIADEVHTIRPRPRTTKTSVTTQTITTDFTTSALPTTSPTRPTVIKKKLVGHRRPFTTTTTEKYETTTPAVKEHDYSRESPIMKISTRPHYQKTTPIYDLKINDTPDYSHKQDEKDTPTSDVSVSLSDTLKTSSDIKEFSFHRDARPVEMKETTESVKDNNDAETSQKEDTSPRSKLRPRLKNKFDRPKFSMKDYRSRLNSTTTTEKPTENTSKPRVSIRKPPSVDNYFTEVETTTERKKFMPKEPRHKLNRTDNNESEIHSRQAIRQNSRPNVEETETAPPQKISARIRNGQRRPKPTEESESTSPTTLLLSKRPLRKKVYDSDVGESVNDIVTENHDHTSERTRSESAIMKIADKKHHDHAERVFEQSKRVSDLTLAASKDYNTPGMFKTVAANSRRIPSYFTIATDDPILPIEAFFPQLNQKKEA; this is encoded by the exons ATGACGGCGGACGCTCTGAAGGGGCCACACCACCGCCGCTCAGCGCAAGGG AATCTACCATCGAAAGGCGGTTGGAGACCCGTTGTAGGCTCTGGCGGGATATACTACGGACCCCTAGGGACAGCCCCACTACACTCGTCATACAAAGTGCCCCTACTAGACGTATACCAATCGTCCATGCGACCGATCGCAACTAGAGACGTCACCAAACTGAGCTCTATAGCTCAGTCTTACCGACCAACCACGCTGAGAACCGTCCCCGCCCAAACGGCACATCCAGGGCACCAGCCAATCAACTCTTATCTCAACCCGTTCGCATTGCCTAACAACGGGCTAACCCACTACAAGTTCGTGCCAAACTATCAGACAGCCGAGAGCGTGCTCATCCGGAACCCTCACAACCAGTACAGACCCATCCAGAAACACCAGACGAAACAGAAGCCTCAGTACCATAATAACATCCTACAGCAACTGACCAATGTTCAGCAGTTCCAATTTGGCGCATATTCTACTGGAAAACCGTTGGACCTCTTCGCAGCACCCATAGAATACAAACCAGAGAAGCGTCCAGCCTCCGCAGAAACGGAGATCTACAAGCCAGAGGTGTATAAGATATCTGAGAGCGAGTCTTCCCCTCAGTTCGTGAAGACAGCGCAACAGCAGGGCGGACAGAAGATCGCCCAGAACCCATACGCGCAGTACTCGTTCCACGACCTGGCCAACTTCCACCAGTTCCCACCAAGTATATTAG GAACATTTGGATCATTTGGAGTACAGTCAGTGAAAGGAAGAGACCCGATACATCAAGTCACCAAAACGTCGTTCTTACAGGCCCAGCCGACCAAACACACCATCTTCAACTCGTTCGGATACACGCCCACTTTCAAAACAACTCCAGCCTTCTTCTCGTCAACGACACCAAAATTACAAACAGTTCCAAATCATTTACTATTTGGTTCAGGTTTTGGAAATTTTGCAACGCAACAAACTAAACTCGACGTCCCACTGAAAATAGATCCGAACGCTGGAATCAAAAACGGTTTCAAGCCGAGTCCTCACGACGCTTTCACGATAAAGAACTACAATGTTGATATCAACAAGGTCACCACTTACAATCCACCCCTCATTCAATCGACAACTCCGCTATACTTCAACGACTACGGAGCACAGGCTAATGGATTGTTACAAAACTATAATAATCAGCAaaacataaattacaataataaaatcaacAATAAAAATCAGCAAGGCGATAGCGTTGGGCTGACGCAACAACTGTCACAACAGTACGTGGATGCTCCTGATGCATTGAACCTGCAAAACAATCAGTTCAACAACTTATACCATCCCTATGAAGTTGTCGAAAATGAGCAAGACGAATTAAAGACGCAATCACCATGGACTGTGACGCCGGAAACGTTCCAAAATCAAGATTCCGATGGAAAACAAGATGAAGCAGACAATAACATTTACGAAAAACCTACGACGTCTACTGCTGATCAACAGGAAGAATTTGCAATTGTTACCGAAAGCGAAAAGGACTTTGACAACGGATTTAATTACAACCAAGCCGACTCACAAAGTAGGCGTCCGTTGGGAGATGATTTTGAACCTATTGGCAAACAAAAGCTGAAGGATTACTATTACAGAGTATCTACACCTGCGTACAACGGTAATGGCAAGTCAGGTAGAAGAACAAAGAAACCGAATGAATCCGTGAAACCAGTCCAAGAAATAACAACTGAAGTAAGCACTAATGCCGATAATACGGATGCGTCCTCAGCTCCTTTACCAACACTTCCACCAAACCTTCACTTCAAGCGACCAAGTTCAAATGATACTTCAGTTGATAAAGACAAAATTCGTAAGAGAAATAAGATAAGGCGACGTCGACCACAGCTGGCAAATCTAAATCGTAACAAAACTGAAACCGTTACACTGAGTGAATCTTCAACAGAACCCGCTACAACTATCGCAGACGAAGTTCACACAATACGGCCAAGACCAAGAACGACTAAGACCAGTGTAACTACACAAACAATTACTACAGATTTCACTACAAGCGCATTACCTACCACATCGCCAACTAGGCCTACGGTCATAAAGAAGAAGCTTGTTGGACATCGCAGACCTTTCACCACTACAACAAcagaaaaatatgaaacaacCACGCCAGCAGTAAAAGAACATGACTATAGTAGAGAATCACCAATCATGAAAATATCTACACGTCCTCATTATCAGAAAACTACGCCCAtatatgatttaaaaataaatgatactCCAGATTACAGCCACAAACAGGACGAAAAAGACACACCAACCAGCGACGTCTCGGTAAGCTTAAGCGATACGCTAAAAACTTCATCCGACATAAAGGAATTTTCCTTCCATAGAGATGCACGACCTGTCGAGATGAAAGAGACAACAGAATCTGTAAAGGACAATAATGATGCTGAAACATCTCAAAAGGAAGACACGAGTCCCAGATCCAAACTTAGACCTAGACTAAAGAACAAATTTGACAGACCCAAGTTTAGCATGAAAGATtatagaagtcggttaaattcTACCACTACAACTGAGAAACCAACCGAAAATACTTCCAAACCACGAGTCTCAATCCGGAAACCACCGTCAGTCGATAATTACTTCACCGAAGTAGAAACAACCACAGAGAGGAAAAAGTTTATGCCCAAAGAGCCTAGACACAAATTAAACAGAACGGACAACAACGAGTCAGAAATTCATTCGAGGCAGGCGATCAGACAAAATAGTAGACCAAACGTAGAAGAGACTGAAACTGCACCTCCTCAAAAGATTTCAGCTCGAATCCGAAACGGGCAACGTAGACCTAAGCCCACAGAAGAATCCGAATCGACCAGCCCAACCACACTTCTCCTCAGCAAAAGACCTTTGAGGAAGAAAGTATACGACTCAGACGTTGGCGAATCCGTCAATGACATCGTAACCGAGAACCACGATCACACCTCCGAGAGGACCCGATCAGAGAGCGCTATCATGAAGATAGCCGACAAGAAGCATCATGATCACGCCGAGCGCGTCTTCGAGCAGTCCAAGCGAGTCTCCGACTTGACTTTGGCTGCGAGCAAAGACTACAACACGCCGGGAATGTTCAAGACCGTCGCAGCCAACAGTAGAAGGATACCGAGCTATTTCACGATAGCTACGGACGACCCGATACTGCCCATCGAGGCGTTCTTCCCGCAACTCAACCAAAAGAAGGAAGCGTAA